ATAAAAAAGGTTAAGGAGAAGAAAGAGTGCTAGCAATGGAGAAGAAAAATGTGAGTGGAGACAAACagagaaaagaaacaaagataAAAAACACAGAATACAGATATTTTGACATGATTAAGAAGGGCTTAATTCTTGAAGAAGCAGAATCTTCTAATAAATATGGTTCATATTATCATTCTGAAATTCtgactagaacataattaaaacataactACTGTAAATTGTTTTAAAATGGGAACAGTTTTTAAAAATTCTTGCTTCTATTGAAAGTTATCAGTGTTCTGCATCCAAATAATATATAACTTATCAACAGTCAACGCAAATATGATGGTCATGGATAAATATTTCTGAACTTTTAGGAGTGGTGTAGCAAGAATTATATATATCTGCTGTGTGGCTTTGTTAACCATGTATTCACTGAAGTTTGGATTCGATATACACATGCAACCTTTGAGAAATGGGTCTACTTTTTGTCATATAGGTAATAAACTGTGTGATTGATTGTATTATGATATCTTTGAGCAATAAACTGTGGAGAACGAAGAAATTTCATCAATAAACAAATAATGTTTGCTCAACATGACCGGCATCAAGCAAGGTCATCATCAATATGCCATCTGATGTCACTGGTACACGAAAATTAGACAATTGACAGAAAAGTTTTCTAGTTTACATTGAAATTAGAAATGCTTCTTAAAGATATGCATCAAGCAAGGTCATCATCAATATGCCATCTGATGGTTCCTTTAGCAGCTACCACTTCTCACCAACATGCATACTCACAGTTGTTTGTGTGCCATCTTGGGTCTTTGATCAAATCATGGTATTGCATGATTGCTTGTTAAGTAGGCAGCAGCTATGCCGTTATTTTTTTCCCATAATGTTTAGCGATGTTGTTTCGCTGATTATCTAACTTGCTTTCATATTCTTATATCTTTTGTTTCGCTGATTATCTAGCGATGTTGATTCTTATGTCTGGCAATAAATCTGCTTCTGGTTTACTTATTGTCCCCAGACGATGCAATATGTCCTCTGCACGAGTGTGGAGAACAGCCCACAGACAAACCCAATCATCGGCCGCATTGAGTGTAAGGCTGGGCATGGAGCTGGCCGTCCTACTCAGAAAATGGTCTGTATTTCTACCCTACTTTGGGAGTTGATCAGCATACCCCGATCTTCTAACTGGTGGTTCTTCTTTTTGTGTCTGTGTTTCTTATGGTAGATTGATGAAGCTGCTGACCGTTTCAGCTTTGTGGCAAAAGTGATGGGTCTCACATGGATGGATTAGGCTTAATGCTGAACAGATTAAGAAAATAAGGTTTAATGCAGAAAGCATGAAAGCTCGTCTGTGTGCATCatcatatagatttttttttcctttttcctttttccttttccatcCCAGAGTACAGCATTTGTCCTCTGCTTCATGGACATGGGAACATCATTAACTCCCTGGATACTATGTTTAAAGGGTATTGGCCATTAGTGTTGATGTTGGTCATAATTCCACATGCAGTCTCTTCTTTATCATGTGTAACTGAAATCATCTTCTTGGTGTAATCATGGTAACATGATAGAGTGAAAAGGCTCCCAGAGAAACAGCGAAATCATATAATAGCTGTCCTAAACATTTCCCTCACAGATATCATTTAGAAATCTACAAAGGCCATGGTTGTTTGATGTATATCTTATGCTGATAGTCTTTTTAGTATTTTCTTTGCTGAACATTCACTTGGCTTGAATTTGAATATCTAGACAGGTTGAAGGAACGTGCTTTAAATTTTTATCATATATATTCAGTTTAATGTATGTGATGCAGTTCAACTGATCCAATTGGTCGGGTTCGGCATAAATGCTTGTCTTGGACCATCGATGAAGATCCAGAGATTGATCATAATATTTGACAACTTTGGGATTTGGATTGCGCTTTATCTAACTTTTCAGTTTGTGCTGGCCAGTGATGGTGAAATGGGTATCCTGTCATTCTATCATCTTGTGTGGCTTATCTTTGCAAGAATGTACCTATACACTCTATGCATGCATTTAGTAAATATATTGATTGATATCCTCTATAAAATACACATTTACATATTATGAATTCCCTGTAATTAGGAAACAAGCATGAAATGATAATTTGGAGAAACAATACACACATACAGAAAGTAGTACATAAAAGTTTTTCCtgagaaataaaattttattttttttaaatatatgagatTCTAGATGCTAAAGCTGCAGTATTTGGCATTGCTCTTTTAGAAATTTGTTCAAATGTTCAAGCTCTGTATTtctcaaaaatgaaaatatttgaGAAACTGAGAAAATAGAACTAATAAAAGATGTACTGCTTCTAGTTTTTCAACAGATCATCGATTCAAAAAAGTTAATATATGATTTCATAAAAGTTAATATATGGACAAGAAAAAGTGTGTGAGAACTATAATAGactatttgttaaaaaaaagttGATAAAGAAAATCATACATTTATGAAAACCATCAAATAACAGTAGCATCATAATATTCACTCACATAAGGATTATGGAACAAATATTACATCAGAACTAAGCGAAATGAGTACCCGAGCAAGAATATTTCATTTGATCATTGTGTCTTATCCACAAGACCATGAAAATATCATTGGGTTATTAGATCAACTAAAATTTGAATATGGAGAACATTGATGCCTTGGTTAGTGGAAGCCCATACTATATAATATTTCTGATGAAGTAGTTACAAAAATAGAATATTTAATTGAATCAACATCTTTTTAGTTCATAAAACCTGTGACATGGCTATAATGACTTAGGATCTCATCTAAAAAGGATATACGGaatatattatttgagtttcttgattaTGTAAAAGTATTCAAGATCTTCTAGCACATAACTTATATATGACTAGACATATGCTTGAATGAGTCCTcatatattttttgtatttagtTTTTAGTGTTCCCGCCAGATGAAGGATCCATTGGTATCATTTAAAATGATCCAGACTTTTACATAAAAAGACTAattggaagatattatttgagtttcttgagtATAAGTACTCAATATCCCCCCATGCAAAAGTGATGTGGGAAACACGTGCTAGCATAGCTACTTGCAATGGCAATAGGATTAATGGATCATATGTCCAGCATAAGCTTAAATAGGAAGCAAAGCTGCATACTCTTTTACAAAGCTAATGAtcaaacacttttttttttgagagaaagtatttaaatatatttaatatatataaatataaaataaaatatctattgAGAACTGTTAGTTTAGTTAGTTAGCACCTCTCTTCTACCTCTTGATGGAGATCCAAGATTTATATAGGTTATTgcttgaaaaaggaaaaaaatgttaTCCTTGCCCGCCATGTTTTTCGAACATTAAGTAACTAAAATTGTAATGGAATAAATGATACTAATCAACTTAGAttagaaaaaagagaaatggaACAAAGATGACATAGATGAACTTCATCTGGATATATGCATTCATTGTGCTAGAATAAGTCATAGCCTTGTATTAAAGCACGTAGCACTCGGATCCACTCATGACGTGAGGTTCACAATCCCACATTTTGGCGAGGATCATCACTTGCATTACGTAGAATTATCAAACAAAAGCAGGCAATTAGTGAGTAATTTATTAAAGCAAATATGaattttacaaaagaagttatttaattattaataattataataaatttttacTAGAATAATAGATATTCATATAAATCTCAGACAATTTTATCTTCACGTTCTAAGCACATTGAataccaaatatatatatttcaatatttaatatataGACAGCCACAAGTCAACAAAATCACGAGCAAAATCCAAATATGAATTTCTGCAAAAAAAGGCAAAActaataattaaataatttttcatacataatttattaaaaacttACAAAATTGATCATCATGCATTTGTGTTCATCAGAATATACTCTTTCTCTTTCTATAGAAAGGTGAGAGAATACAAACTTGAGAATAGCAACAAGTAAGGTATTTGCAAAATTTGTTCTATCCATTCCAAATCCATTAaaaaattggcacaaaattttaAATCGGTCCTACCAAAAATCGATAGATCCATCAAGTACCCAGATCTGTTTGATTAATCCATTTTTCAGATTAGGTTATTTAAGTCAAGTCGGATATacccaaaatttaaaaaaaagaaaatgaactattctTTTGCATAATGACctaaatataattaaaatatatattaagtaaAAATCAACATAATACATCAAAGTTCCAATTTGAGTCCTCTCTTTTCAGTTTATAAAATACATACGttcatatataataataataataataaccatAATTGGACAGCAGGTGCAGGAGGTTAAATTTTAAATCCTAAcagattttaatttattttttttaaaaaaaattaggttttGCCAAACGGGTCCTCCGAGGGATTGGGACGGTCCCGGGAAAAGCCGGCCGGCCGAGATTTTATTAGGATGGGAATGGGATCCGCAACGATATAGCCCTTGAGTCGCCTAATAAAAGTACAGGCAagtattagcaaaaaaaaaaagtacaggCAAAAGGGAAACCCCAGCGCGAGAGAAGGATCCAGCGTCGCCCTCTCCGTAATTCCCAttcccacgcctcctctcctcGACATCAATTAATTACTCAATCgaagaacaaagaagaaagaagaagagggctaAGATGCCGAAGAAGATGGGCGTGAACTCCAAGGCGGAGGCGGCCCGCGAGCGGCGTGGCGCGGTGGAGGCGGAGCGCAAGGAGCGCGCGGCCcgcgagaaggaggaggagtacTGGCGAGCGGCCGAGGGCTCCAAGTCCCGCGCTAGCAAGAAGCGCCAGGAAGAGGCCGAGAAGCGCGCCGAGGCCGCCGCCCGCAAGGCCGAGAACCGCAAGCTCGCCGAGCTCGAGCAGCAAGAATTGGAAAAAGCCGGCCGCAAGCCCGACCACAAGGCTAGCCGCGTCTCCATCCCCGCCGTCCCCAAGGTCACCGAGGCCGAGCTCGAGCGCCGCCGCCAGGAGGAGCACCAGCGCGTCCTCCGCAACGCCGAGGCCGCCAAGAAGCGCGAGAGCCGCACCGCCGACGAGGAGGAGTACGAGCGCACGGTCCTCGTCGCTAACACCAACCGCGATGACTCCGTCATCGAGGCTCACTCCGTCGAGGACGCCATTGCCCGGATGGCCCTCTCCGAGCCCCAGCTGTCCCCGGATCGCCACCCCGAGAGAAGACTCAAGGCCTCCTTCAAggtatgatgatgatgatgattgctcttctcttcttccttctttcttctctttctttctttttgtatattagttgttattattattgttattattattatgttcaagaaagaaagaaatctaGTGAGATTTCTTGGGAAAATAGTATATGAAAGGGGATTCCAATTCAAGGAAACTGGCGATTTTGCACTCCTGAATTGATCGAAAACCCACCAGTTGCTTCTGGAGATTGAAAATTTCTTCGTAGGATGGTATATGAAGTATTTCCATTGAATCATTCATACATGGTGACTTTGCAGATAAGCTTACCACGGAAATTTCTGTCCCAATAATGCAGGTTAAGTGGCACGGTCCATGCCGACACAGGTTGTTACGCTGCTATATGTAGGGCATTGCAGCATACATGTGTGCCCAGTGCCAATGCTTTGTCAGCATGGTCCGCACTTGAATAAT
This Phoenix dactylifera cultivar Barhee BC4 unplaced genomic scaffold, palm_55x_up_171113_PBpolish2nd_filt_p 001500F, whole genome shotgun sequence DNA region includes the following protein-coding sequences:
- the LOC120108700 gene encoding coiled-coil domain-containing protein 124-like; protein product: MPKKMGVNSKAEAARERRGAVEAERKERAAREKEEEYWRAAEGSKSRASKKRQEEAEKRAEAAARKAENRKLAELEQQELEKAGRKPDHKASRVSIPAVPKVTEAELERRRQEEHQRVLRNAEAAKKRESRTADEEEYERTVLVANTNRDDSVIEAHSVEDAIARMALSEPQLSPDRHPERRLKASFKAFEEAELPKLKEEKPGLTLNQYKDMIWKLWKKSPDNPLNQGAE